The Aedes aegypti strain LVP_AGWG unplaced genomic scaffold, AaegL5.0 Primary Assembly AGWG_AaegL5_hic_scaff_2086_PBJ_arrow, whole genome shotgun sequence region aagtatctagggctcatgctagataagaatttaactttcaaaaaatcacattgagggcattcaagccaaatgtaataaatatgtaaaatgtctctatcccccttattaatagaaaatcaaaactttatcttaagaacaagctgttgatattcaaacaaattttcaggccagccatgttgtatgctgtaccaatatggactagctgttgtaataccaggaagaaagctctgcagagaattcaaaataaaattttgaaaatgattctgaagcttcctccctggtataataccaatgagttacatagaatatccaatgttgaaacattggaacaaatgtcaaatacaatcattaataatttcaggcaaaaatcgttacaatcttctattgccacgattaatgcgttatatgtttaggttaagttaggttaagtatattaaaaacttttttttttctcttataagcaggtgaaatcaactcacctgtaaaaaaactgaactgctacggcaaatgaaatgtaatatgttgttaacaaaatgttaataaaatcttaaatttgtttttaccaaattaggatgatagtgttgtcaaataacacagaacacctagatataagaaatgaatgtaatgtttagaatgatactaataaagaaataaaaaaaaaaaaaaaaaaaaaaaaaaaaaaaaaaaaaagggaaaTACGTCGATTGAGTCGTAGCCGCTGATGCTGAATGGAACGAAGCGAAGCGAAGGAAGAAAAGAGAGAGGATGTTTTTCGGTGTCGGAGTCGGTATCGGTTGCGCATCCTCCTCAGTTCTAGAACGATTTTTGACACGGACGGTTCAGTTGGTGCGTGTTCGACGCGGTTTTGTTCAGTTTATGAAAATGgtgaaaaaagaaaagaaagtaACGGTTGGTGATGCCATTGAagaataaattgttttttttttttttgtgtgaaagAATACGACAATACTATCCAGTTATTACCTAATTCACAATAAAAGAAAAGGTCCAAAAATAGTTGAACTATAAAATTACAAAGAGGACAAATAATGTTTGTAGAATTGTTGATTTACGGTGCAGTATGGTATTCTAATCCTATATTGTACAGTTCTTTTCTTTtattagaaacaaaaaaaaaacaatagaccatttccgtgaaattttttttaattgctcatAAGCTTTCtttaatttactgaacaaactttcccaaGGAACCCATATGTTTTCAAGCCTCTAACTATtcaaaaacaacgaaaaactggcggcacacTAGTTCACCCcacggtcccctacaatttatATCTCTCCGAAGGTTTTGGGAACCCCTTTTTCTCCTATGAATTTATCTCCACGTTGTAATGAATATTGATCAGCTGTTCCTCCGCCGTCACCACTTTGTTGCCTGGTGACGGAGAATTTGCTATCTCTGTTGCTCTCTCATCATATTCAATTGACGGACCTGCTCTTTGACATTTCGTGCAggaattgttttcatttttatatggagttgaccTTCACTGCAGGACTCGTTGACattatttgtattttgctacTAAAGAAAACAAATACTAGCTACTTAAAATAATCCTTTAACCTTCTTCCAAACGTCCACGCCGTCCCTGCCCACCCCAACACTTCGGGAGGTGCCCAGCAGGGATGCGTTATTGCGTCCATCTTGGTCCATCCTCGCGCTCTTATATGCATTCCTTCTTCGTCGTTGCCGTTTAATTCTTCAAGCTCACATCTCCTCCTTTTCAGCGCTAGACCGAGTCGCTGTTAAAACCTTGCCCGCACGTAAACTGCGCTGGAATCGTGGGAACCGTAGCCGAGGCGTTTCGCGTGCTTGTACACCTCGTTGGAGGCGGCCGTGATGGGCAGGGGGTGCTCCAGACCTTCGGCCATGTTCAGCGCCAGCTTGAGGTCCTTCTGCATGTGCTTCAGTTCCTGCTGGGGCGGGAATTCCGCCCTTGATGATTGCATTTCCCTTCTGCATGACCAGCTCTGACGACATGCTTGTCAGTTCCAGCACTTCCAGGACATCCTTCTGTTGAAGACCCGCTTGATCGGCCAGCGCCAGCCCCTCGGCAATACCGGCCAGCATCACGCCGGAGATCATCTGCAGGACCAGATTCATCTTGGTGGCATTGCCCACGTCGCCCATGTAGAACGAGTTGCGCGAAATGGCTTCAAAGCAGGTCTGGCATTCCTCGAACAGCAACCGCATTCCTCAAGCAAACGAAAATTGTTGATCACTTTTTAAATGTGCGAGCGAGCCAATTTTGTTGTGAGCTGGgatttgacatttcattatgtCACAAACTGCATTGGGGTGTTATTGGACAttgtggaaaaatctccactttgtatacccatagggttgaaacaactgtgccgcacgacgattttcagctcaaaatgtggtgaattctcaagtttttaaaaaaattgtaagaaaaatcAGGACTGCATATAAATAAATCtaaaagcgtcaataatcattaaaaattaccgtctttcgaagaaaaatataaaaattggggGTAagttctgacggaaatggtctatttttgtttttcaaaatgttggttTCAAAAGGCAAAGTTatgaatagaccatttccgtcagatctatcccccagtttttgtatttttcttcgaaagacaatcatgtttaattaatattaacgctttcagattttgtttatatgcactcctgattttcttacaaatatttgaaaacatggatactcaccacattttgaaaaataattcgagatgcggcatacccaactaacatttagtgcaaatgtaaacattctctaggccctctttatacggctttatgctgagtaaaggcgctgtacatacgaatgaaagcttctatgcgatccttttaccaaacaaatctggcgaatctactcagctacttttaagctgtattggcagctcttattcatatcggtcattgctctatctcgacagttatacgacaagtagctgtgtaacatcttcggaaggcgctttctcaagcatttcgcaactgttgaataattattatacagcttcgctgtattatcgattaaatattattttcaagctgtttcacagcttccggaattcatatcataagtatctgaatttaatgttcccaacgttacctgccacccacttggaatcgaactcacgatctctgcatccacaagtctcgacgctgtccttgttgccacaacagtctatatcgaaaggcaaagaaaacacatcgttttgttctacatcgaaaacggttcacacaatattttataatgatcgtaaaagatgccatagccacgcttacaccacttcatcaggctgtaaaagggtgcgaaacgtcaaacgcaatgtttacatccaacaagctgagtagatgcgccacaagttgttgttttacagcatactgctgtatgctcgctgtataactaacgacaaagcgcttcttaaatatatattgagcagcacaacaaatcatattgtatagaagcagccggattgatgatggcgagttttattccacatcattaggttcctatcttttacggtgttgagttacagcttagtgaaagcagtAAAAGCGATAtctgacgaaatttattcagtTAAGATTTGTTGCTGCaaaaacgtttgcgttacagctgtattaacgctaatcgttctatttttgacagctttcattttttgctgtgttcgctgcttcaattcaactgttatatagctcaaagcaaataatcttggcttatagcgctaaaattgttagttgggtagtTTGTTCCAACCAACCGCCAAACGAAACTAACCTGAAATTACTCAAACAAACGATTTTGAACCAGGTTGAAACttgcgcaacccgttctgaatcacagtttcaaaccccaacccgattcaggccTTCCTTTAGGGaaatatattttcctccacagattcaaaattcaaacatcaacatccacccaacagttacggtactgctagttctattagagactattttttacttttcatgCCGACAAATGCCAAGACTAAAGTGTATTCACTCGATTCTGTTTTCGCAAGGggaatgcgtaccgtgcaaaagttttcagttcaaattttcgaaaaccGTGTAAAAAGTAACATAATTTCTCGAAGTTTCATGCAAACATAAGGTTTTGGTGATAAAAAATGtatagaaacttttttttccacggccgtgtaaaaaaaaatccgtgcaaaaacagaatcgggtgtactgatAACTTTACTGTTGGTATTAAATTGTTGGTTCCGTGTGTGCTTTATATTgcgtttcttttgaaaattttccgttctgcggtagccgccaagttctaccgcaggtgtcaaagttctaccgcagactTGAGAATCATTGcatcattgaacgaaaccatctaatcaaagtatgctagtagagtccacagctttgaaaaacagccgaaaacaacaatcatcagcatggtttccaaggtatcatagcagccgatcgatgatgctttgtgaaaatcagtaatgtgacagctgcggtagctttctgctcaaccgcagaacggaaagttatctctgaaattgcaatatttCATTCGTCTGATTGTACCCAGCCGCTCAGACGAATCAACTGTCACCACAAATCGATATTTTCAGTACCGGGGACCACTGCTCCCCACCGCGCGCGACGACACATCGAAAATCATAACAACCGAAGTCCGCCATTTTTTATTATCCCTCTGTTCGGTCGTTTAGCTTTTCATTCCGTAAGCGCGTCGTTCACTGTGTGGCTTCTTTTCCCAGTTTATCGCCAGggaaaaaacgcaaatttcgGCACAAAAACGTAGCGGTTCCCCGTGGGAACCGGCCAGAAGTGAAGATTATCCGATCGAGCGGAGAAAGGAAGTGAAAATTCCGTGAAGTGGAACCGATTGACAGTGATTGGAAGCAAAAACCGGACACGGCGAATTTTAGCGCGGCTGGATCTCCCGGACGGTGTTTTCTTATCGAAAGTTTTATTTTCGTAGCGGTCACTTGAGGGCGTAGGAATTGCCAACGGCAGCAAATTGCCACC contains the following coding sequences:
- the LOC5568242 gene encoding putative oxidoreductase GLYR1 homolog translates to MRLLFEECQTCFEAISRNSFYMGDVGNATKMNLVLQMISGVMLAGIAEGLALADQAGLQQKDVLEVLELTSMSSELELKHMQKDLKLALNMAEGLEHPLPITAASNEVYKHAKRLGYGSHDSSAVYVRARF